The Spiroplasma endosymbiont of Crioceris asparagi genome contains the following window.
AGGTGTAGAAGTAGAAGAACAAACATCATCTTCAAAACAAAACTCAACTTCTTATGATCAATCAAATAAATATGCTAAACAAGCAAAAATGATATTTGATGCAATTGGTGCAGATAACTTGGTTTCAATTGATAACTGTGCAACTAGATTAAGATTAATTGTTAAAGATAATCAAAATATTGATAAAGCATTAATTAAACAATCAGGAGCATTTGGAATAAAACAATTAGGTACAGAAGCATTACAAATTGTAATTGGACCAGACGTTGAACATGTAGTAAACGAATTAAAAAAAATTAGTAACTAAACAACATATAAATAAAAAAAGCAAACTTTTAAGTTTGTTTTTTTTATGACTCTACGTGTAAAATAATTTTTTGTATTATAATAATATTTGGAAAAGGAAAAAAATGATAACATCACTTAAAAAAGAATTGCTAAAAGCAAAAAAAGAACACTATGCAGTGCCAGCATTTAATTTTGACAATCTTGAAATGTTAAAAGGAATAATTGCTGCTGCGGAAGATCAAAAATCACCAGTAATCTTAATGGTTACTGAATCTGCTGCAAAATATATGGGAATCGAATATGTTTTTGCATTTGGAAAAAAAGCAGTTGAAACATCAAAAGTGCCAGTTATATTACATTGAGATCATGGTTTTGATATTGATTTAATTAAAAGGGCATGTGATAACAAATTTACATCAGTTATGTTAGATGCTTCAACAAAAGAGTTTAATGAGAATGTTAAACTAACTCAGGAAGTTGTGGAATATGCACACGCAAGAGGGGTAGAAGTAGAATCTGAAATTGGTCACGTTGGAGGAAAAGAAGATGACAGAAATTCAGCAGGTGGAGGATACACTAATGTTGATGAAGCATTTGAATTTAACAAATTAACAAATGTTGATGCACTAGCAATTGCTGTTGGTACAAGTCATGGTATTTTTAAAAGTGCTCCAAAATTACAGTTTGAAATTATCAAATCTGTAGTAGCTAAAATTGATACTCCAATAGTTTTACACGGTTCAAGTGGAGTTCCCTTAGAAGATCTGCAACAAGCTATTAAATGTGGGGTTAC
Protein-coding sequences here:
- a CDS encoding class II fructose-bisphosphate aldolase — protein: MITSLKKELLKAKKEHYAVPAFNFDNLEMLKGIIAAAEDQKSPVILMVTESAAKYMGIEYVFAFGKKAVETSKVPVILHWDHGFDIDLIKRACDNKFTSVMLDASTKEFNENVKLTQEVVEYAHARGVEVESEIGHVGGKEDDRNSAGGGYTNVDEAFEFNKLTNVDALAIAVGTSHGIFKSAPKLQFEIIKSVVAKIDTPIVLHGSSGVPLEDLQQAIKCGVTKINIGTDLKIKNAQALRQWLNENPDGYDARKFGEAAIEAVKLEAIKKIKAFGSNGKA